Proteins encoded in a region of the Mucilaginibacter sabulilitoris genome:
- a CDS encoding RNA polymerase sigma-70 factor — translation MIKPATYSDHELLIALHCGDKKAFEALYFRYFTPLSCYAYKKLQDEYIVEELVQDVFVDLWKKREELDTEGEVAGLLYAMLRNKALHELRARMIQSKHFDAFAFLHKDDVADKLMDGLYARQMEEKMQEAVNKLSPQCKNAFTLSRYEHLSYKEIAEKMSISINTVEKHIGKALQLLRREFEEYHLPILILIGLLELSLQR, via the coding sequence TTGATTAAACCAGCTACATACAGTGATCATGAACTGCTTATTGCTTTGCATTGCGGAGATAAAAAAGCATTCGAGGCCCTATATTTCCGTTATTTTACCCCCCTTTCCTGTTATGCCTACAAAAAACTGCAAGACGAATACATTGTAGAAGAGTTAGTGCAGGATGTATTTGTAGATCTTTGGAAAAAGCGCGAGGAACTGGATACCGAAGGCGAAGTAGCCGGTTTACTCTATGCCATGCTCCGCAATAAAGCGCTGCATGAGTTGCGTGCCCGGATGATACAATCAAAACATTTTGATGCCTTTGCATTTCTGCACAAGGATGATGTGGCCGACAAATTAATGGATGGATTATATGCACGCCAAATGGAGGAAAAAATGCAGGAGGCAGTTAATAAGCTTTCGCCGCAATGCAAAAACGCTTTTACACTAAGCCGTTATGAGCACCTTTCATACAAGGAAATTGCAGAAAAGATGTCCATATCCATCAATACTGTAGAAAAGCATATTGGCAAGGCTTTACAGCTTTTAAGGCGCGAGTTTGAGGAATATCACCTGCCTATACTAATTTTGATAGGTCTTTTAGAACTTTCTTTACAACGATAA
- a CDS encoding FecR family protein encodes MVDDYHINLIKKYLDNQCSPAEKLEIETWFEHYSGGDRTFYNNDSGLINDAMFRSLVNIRERITASETTEVDGKEVRLQPKFRFRYAAIAATVLLFIVAGSYLAIHKKAAAPKLARRSLPKADTPRSTNKAILTLANGKKIVLDDAKSGKLAVQGNSSVTKAVDGRIIYKAADRAASNDEVAYNTITTPNGGQYQVVLPDGSNVWLDAASSITYPSAFTGNKRQVKLTGQAYFEVAKNHEKPFLVNVDDKQQIEVLGTHFNIQAYPDDRDVKTTLLEGSVKLTYKNNHAILKPGQMAVNAPDQALLIKQADVYEVMAWKNNMFVFNNENIKSIMKRLARWYDIDVAFNGNMENVNFFGNYSRSKGLSNLLRDIELIDKVHFKIKGRRVTVTAP; translated from the coding sequence ATGGTTGATGATTACCATATCAATTTAATAAAAAAGTATCTTGACAACCAGTGTTCACCGGCCGAAAAGCTGGAGATAGAAACCTGGTTTGAGCATTACAGTGGTGGCGATCGTACGTTTTACAACAACGATTCCGGACTGATAAATGACGCTATGTTCCGTTCGCTGGTTAATATCCGCGAAAGAATAACAGCTTCAGAAACCACAGAGGTCGACGGAAAAGAAGTGCGCTTGCAGCCCAAATTTAGATTTCGCTATGCAGCCATCGCGGCAACTGTTTTATTGTTCATCGTTGCCGGGAGTTATTTGGCTATTCATAAAAAAGCGGCCGCACCAAAGCTAGCCCGGCGTAGTTTGCCAAAAGCAGATACCCCACGATCTACTAATAAAGCTATCCTTACTCTGGCCAATGGTAAAAAGATAGTATTGGATGATGCTAAGAGCGGTAAACTGGCCGTTCAGGGTAATTCATCAGTTACCAAAGCGGTTGATGGCCGCATAATTTATAAAGCTGCAGATCGGGCAGCGTCAAATGATGAGGTAGCATATAACACCATTACCACACCGAATGGAGGGCAGTACCAGGTTGTATTACCCGATGGTTCAAACGTTTGGCTTGATGCGGCTTCAAGCATAACCTATCCTTCGGCATTTACCGGCAATAAAAGACAAGTTAAATTAACAGGTCAAGCTTATTTTGAAGTGGCAAAAAATCACGAAAAACCATTTTTGGTTAATGTTGATGATAAACAGCAAATAGAAGTATTGGGAACGCATTTCAATATCCAGGCCTACCCGGATGACCGCGACGTTAAAACAACCTTACTGGAAGGCTCGGTGAAATTGACCTACAAAAACAACCATGCCATTTTAAAGCCGGGACAAATGGCGGTTAACGCCCCCGATCAGGCATTGCTTATTAAACAGGCAGATGTATACGAAGTAATGGCCTGGAAAAACAACATGTTCGTATTTAATAATGAAAATATAAAAAGCATCATGAAACGCCTCGCCAGATGGTATGATATAGATGTTGCTTTTAATGGAAATATGGAAAATGTGAACTTTTTTGGCAATTATTCACGCTCCAAAGGTTTATCAAACCTACTCAGAGACATTGAACTGATTGATAAAGTACATTTTAAAATAAAAGGAAGGAGGGTAACAGTTACAGCACCATAA
- a CDS encoding epoxide hydrolase family protein produces the protein MESNESTIAPAIASDEEIRPFNLSKVPQAELDELKRRVLATRWPEKETVSDQTQGVPLATMKALAHYWATEYDWRKVEAKLNAFPHFITAIDGLDIHFIHVRSQHENALPLIVTHGWPGSIIEQLKIIGPLTDPTAYGGKAEDAFHVVIPSIPGYGYSGRPSTTGWGPSRIAYAWVTLMKRLGYEKFLAQGGDWGGLITDIMAVQSPENLLGMATNFPCTVPIEINNAAFAGAPAPDGLSAEEKQAYDQLAFSYKHVAYALIMGSRPQTLLATADSPVGLATMFLDHDQPSLSLISRSFAGEPEGLTRDDVLDNITLCWLTNTAVSGYRIYWENKHAFVAPLGVEVPVVVSAFPDELYQAPQSWAEKAYPNLIYYKRHNKGGHFAAWEQPELLVNDIREGFRLLR, from the coding sequence ATGGAAAGTAACGAAAGCACTATTGCTCCGGCAATAGCATCCGACGAGGAGATTCGGCCTTTTAATTTAAGCAAAGTTCCGCAAGCCGAGCTTGATGAGTTAAAACGCCGGGTCTTGGCCACAAGGTGGCCGGAAAAAGAAACCGTTTCCGATCAAACGCAGGGGGTGCCACTCGCGACAATGAAGGCGCTTGCACACTATTGGGCCACAGAATATGATTGGCGTAAAGTGGAAGCAAAACTGAATGCTTTTCCCCATTTTATAACAGCAATTGACGGACTTGACATTCACTTTATTCACGTTCGTTCGCAACATGAGAATGCTTTACCGCTCATAGTAACGCACGGATGGCCCGGTTCGATCATTGAACAATTGAAGATCATTGGCCCGCTCACAGATCCCACAGCTTATGGTGGAAAGGCCGAGGATGCCTTTCATGTTGTGATTCCATCCATTCCAGGCTATGGATATTCCGGGAGGCCAAGCACTACAGGTTGGGGCCCTTCCCGCATTGCCTACGCGTGGGTAACACTGATGAAGCGTCTTGGATACGAAAAATTTCTGGCACAAGGCGGAGATTGGGGCGGGCTCATTACGGATATTATGGCTGTACAGTCCCCCGAAAATTTACTGGGCATGGCCACAAATTTCCCTTGCACAGTTCCAATTGAAATCAACAATGCGGCATTTGCCGGAGCTCCTGCACCAGACGGTCTCTCCGCCGAAGAAAAACAGGCGTATGATCAATTGGCCTTTTCATACAAACACGTTGCTTATGCTCTAATTATGGGATCGCGTCCACAAACATTACTCGCAACGGCAGATTCGCCTGTCGGCCTTGCCACTATGTTTCTTGATCACGACCAGCCCAGTTTGTCCCTGATTTCACGCTCGTTTGCAGGCGAACCTGAAGGGCTTACCCGTGATGATGTTCTTGACAATATCACATTGTGCTGGCTGACAAACACGGCGGTATCCGGATACCGCATCTATTGGGAGAATAAACATGCCTTTGTAGCTCCCTTAGGTGTTGAAGTCCCGGTTGTAGTGAGCGCTTTTCCTGACGAACTCTACCAGGCTCCACAAAGTTGGGCAGAAAAAGCATATCCCAACCTGATCTATTACAAAAGACATAACAAAGGAGGTCACTTCGCTGCCTGGGAACAACCTGAGCTCCTGGTGAATGATATCCGCGAAGGTTTCAGGTTACTTCGTTAA
- a CDS encoding RagB/SusD family nutrient uptake outer membrane protein yields the protein MKKLIIATCCILMLVSCKKDFIDLNPPSNLNSTTFYKTESDMNQAVLSAYTGLLDEYRNPFIRLGEIRSDNTTYSWLAGNPADDNGIDVFASPLLPENGYPNNCWNLGYNVILRCNIVTTRIGNVTFKDEKLKNQYIAEARFVRALMYFWLNRVFGGYGLNNELLGVINVDKEITPAEAYKLNRSSLQSTYDLIVGDLKFAEENLPASYSGNNIGRVTKWGAKGLLSKVYMTMAGYPLNKGTEYYTLAAQKAEEVINTSGATLVPSYADLFDVGKKNSSESLFEIQFQKGSPNGVTGSPWNNDFAPRFSDKEVVLVGDKGGVNSPTGDMSRAYETGDPRKYVSMRDSWISSKNGAMQNERYVRKYYDVSTSGSDNGNNWIELRLADVYLLDAEALVRTGGDKSKAISYVNKIRQRARNTKGDPAITPPSDLLKDYTLTDFANDNALLLAIEKERRVELAFENHRWFDLVRTGRAKDVMIAEQAVDGFAPFTWSDNMLAYPIPTTVMQSNPGKIIQNKGYIQF from the coding sequence ATGAAAAAATTAATAATAGCTACCTGTTGCATATTGATGCTCGTTTCGTGTAAAAAAGATTTTATTGATCTTAATCCACCGTCAAACCTCAATTCTACAACTTTTTACAAAACAGAAAGCGATATGAACCAGGCCGTGCTTTCGGCCTATACTGGTTTGCTTGATGAATATAGGAACCCATTTATCAGGCTTGGTGAAATACGCTCCGATAACACTACTTATTCATGGCTGGCCGGTAATCCTGCCGATGATAATGGTATAGATGTATTTGCCTCGCCGCTGTTACCTGAAAACGGCTATCCGAACAATTGCTGGAATTTAGGTTATAATGTTATTCTGCGGTGCAATATCGTTACCACTCGTATCGGTAATGTTACATTTAAAGACGAAAAATTAAAGAATCAGTACATAGCAGAAGCAAGATTTGTACGGGCTTTAATGTATTTTTGGTTGAACAGGGTTTTTGGTGGTTATGGGCTGAATAATGAGTTATTAGGCGTTATTAACGTTGATAAGGAAATTACACCTGCCGAAGCTTATAAACTCAACAGATCGTCACTGCAAAGTACTTATGATTTAATTGTAGGCGACCTTAAATTTGCGGAAGAAAACCTGCCTGCTTCTTATTCCGGAAATAATATAGGCCGTGTTACCAAATGGGGTGCTAAAGGCCTGCTCAGTAAAGTGTACATGACAATGGCCGGTTATCCGCTAAACAAAGGTACAGAATACTACACCCTTGCCGCTCAAAAGGCCGAAGAGGTTATAAACACCTCGGGAGCTACTTTAGTGCCAAGTTACGCCGACCTGTTTGATGTAGGCAAGAAGAACAGCAGCGAGTCGTTATTTGAAATTCAGTTCCAGAAAGGCAGCCCTAACGGAGTTACCGGAAGTCCGTGGAACAATGATTTTGCCCCGCGTTTTTCTGATAAAGAAGTTGTGCTGGTGGGCGACAAAGGCGGCGTAAACTCACCAACAGGTGATATGTCACGTGCCTATGAAACAGGCGATCCGCGGAAATATGTATCGATGCGGGATAGCTGGATCAGTTCAAAAAACGGGGCCATGCAAAATGAAAGATATGTGCGTAAGTATTATGATGTGTCAACCTCAGGCAGCGATAACGGCAATAACTGGATTGAGCTAAGGCTTGCTGACGTTTACCTTTTAGATGCCGAAGCATTGGTGCGCACCGGGGGAGATAAAAGCAAGGCAATATCATACGTAAACAAAATAAGGCAGCGGGCAAGAAACACTAAAGGCGATCCGGCGATTACGCCACCTTCTGATTTGCTGAAAGATTATACGCTGACTGATTTTGCAAATGATAACGCCCTGCTGCTGGCTATTGAAAAAGAACGCCGGGTAGAGCTCGCTTTTGAAAATCACCGCTGGTTTGACCTCGTAAGAACAGGCCGGGCAAAAGATGTAATGATAGCCGAGCAGGCGGTAGACGGGTTTGCTCCTTTTACCTGGAGCGACAATATGCTTGCTTACCCTATACCAACAACCGTTATGCAATCAAACCCGGGTAAAATCATTCAGAATAAAGGATATATACAATTTTAA
- a CDS encoding CYTH domain-containing protein, which yields MGVEIERKFLVDHEKWHQADKPNGVHYQQGYILNDDNRTVRVRVTDTHGYITLKGRGTSNMSRTEFEYEIPVADAKALLKEFAKNSTEKIRYCIPFGGFTWEVDEFSGSNEGLIVAEIELNDEQDNFEKPHWITTEVTDDERYLNSNLATRPFKDWH from the coding sequence ATGGGTGTGGAAATTGAAAGAAAGTTTTTGGTTGATCATGAAAAATGGCACCAGGCGGACAAGCCAAACGGCGTACACTATCAGCAAGGTTATATTTTAAATGACGATAACCGCACCGTGAGGGTAAGGGTTACAGATACCCACGGCTATATTACTTTAAAAGGCAGAGGAACCAGCAATATGAGCCGTACGGAATTTGAATATGAGATACCTGTTGCCGACGCCAAAGCGCTATTAAAGGAATTTGCTAAAAACAGCACCGAGAAGATACGCTACTGCATACCATTTGGCGGCTTTACCTGGGAAGTGGACGAGTTTTCGGGTTCAAATGAAGGACTAATAGTGGCAGAGATAGAGCTTAACGATGAACAGGACAACTTTGAGAAACCCCATTGGATTACTACAGAGGTCACCGACGACGAGCGTTATCTTAACTCCAATTTAGCCACCCGCCCATTTAAAGATTGGCATTAA
- a CDS encoding CHAD domain-containing protein codes for MKKREEIVYFDKEWKEMRTSLKSYLKKEEQADLHRFRVQVKKIRAFLTLSDSTEHHPKLTKYFTPVKRVFKKAGEIRNAYINQELGKTHQIGNSSFMSNQYELQRSASKKFKSKKSEYLEKLKVAHKTIKGKIQSISNVHISLFYQNQLHQIAGYLNELKFNDDLHANRKQVKILLYNHKLTHTTLNLSFNEPYMEQVQTAIGNWHDHILAMELFSNHQANDKVITARLKKQHTKLKNQITNLTKDFYNRATTAVDLPVEQLS; via the coding sequence ATGAAAAAAAGAGAAGAAATAGTCTATTTTGATAAAGAATGGAAGGAAATGAGGACCAGTCTTAAATCTTATTTAAAAAAAGAAGAGCAGGCAGACCTCCATCGTTTCAGGGTTCAGGTAAAAAAAATACGCGCCTTTTTGACCTTATCAGACAGTACTGAACATCACCCCAAATTGACAAAATATTTTACCCCCGTAAAACGGGTATTTAAAAAAGCAGGTGAAATAAGGAATGCCTATATAAACCAGGAACTTGGTAAAACACATCAAATAGGCAATTCATCATTTATGAGCAATCAGTATGAGTTACAACGGAGTGCAAGCAAAAAATTCAAATCAAAAAAGAGTGAATACCTGGAAAAGTTAAAAGTAGCGCACAAAACAATAAAAGGTAAAATACAATCAATAAGCAATGTACATATCAGCTTGTTTTACCAAAATCAGCTGCACCAAATTGCAGGATATTTAAATGAACTTAAATTTAATGATGACCTGCATGCGAATAGAAAACAGGTTAAGATATTGCTGTACAATCATAAACTGACACATACAACGCTGAACTTAAGTTTTAATGAGCCTTATATGGAACAGGTACAAACAGCTATAGGCAACTGGCATGATCATATTCTTGCAATGGAATTGTTTTCAAATCACCAGGCAAACGACAAGGTGATAACAGCCAGATTAAAAAAACAGCATACCAAACTTAAAAATCAAATAACTAACCTTACCAAAGATTTTTATAACCGGGCTACAACCGCCGTTGATTTGCCTGTTGAACAATTAAGTTAG
- a CDS encoding SusC/RagA family TonB-linked outer membrane protein: MNLTFVFLLAIFLQVNAASHAQEVNLSVKDAPIQEVFNQLTKQTGYNFICDASLIKKLKTVTIHVTKTSLKDFLSICFANQHVDILFNDDNTVIIKEKAVSKIRGSESTSVTITGKVTDNKGQPLPGVTVTEKGANNAVITSISGDYSIKVAGPEAILAFSFMGFDSQEVKVGGRTTINIKLAEKTNDLSEVVVVGYGSRKKADLTGAIASMSTENLKERPVVNFGEAMAGQLAGVQVQQTNGAPGGEGLAVRVRGTASITQSSSPLYVVDGYPMEEGAFQLVNPSDIESLQVLKDASSTAIYGSRGANGVVIITTKKGKAGSASISVNAYRGYQDRTKTIPVLNRDQYVQWFVDGRNQAWLDQPVISGDPNTGPHTINDPNSRRNLYPSASSLYVIPDGTNGYKYNFLDPASVAQMPDNNWQDLLFRLAKMEQYEVSITGGTEKTKYAFSGSFMNQDGIIINTGYKRFNFRNNIESQITNRLKIGLNLNAYSSGGDEQVNGKYSPLQFALQLPPIFDLRNPDGTYGSMVRNPEVFAGDVANPIGVAEQVYTHRKKYGWLGTLYGELDLIEGLKYRININGSIKDNNLEDYEPSNVDLDASKAPRPARAYNERYTDYDWVIEQTLSYNKTFAKKHDLVLLGGFSSQKNSRDYMYAEARGFPNDNIHTLNAGNMYQLNNYKTDYSMISYFGRANYTYNDRYLFTATVRSDGSSRFGENNRWGVFPSASAAWRVSQESFMSGITNTVNDLKLRASYGVAGNNRIGNYSAIGLLNTGFYPTGGVLQSTVNPSTVPNDQLGWEKVLQSNYGLDIGLFNDRIRLEADYYRSKSIDLLLQVPVPTITGYPNQIQNIGKVLNTGFEFLLTTRNLTGPFKWSSNFNIAFNKNRVLEVGPGGQPIYASAPNANNSFITEPGQPIGSFYGYVYQGVFTSQAELDKYPHLAGDKVGDGRYLDVNGDGKLDQTDKAIIGNNQPKFTGGFTNNFSYKNFSLATQLSFSYGAHAFSFFKRMVGIYHGDRNALLEQVDRWRSVDEPGDGMHFRPTRNPTGWQRDPSSNWVTDASYLRLRSVTLAYDFTKSTIKGLKINGLRVYLTGQNLFTWTKYPGFDPETSSEDEKLTRGGDYLGYPAARSLILGLNLTF; encoded by the coding sequence ATGAACCTTACTTTTGTATTTCTGTTGGCCATCTTTTTACAGGTAAATGCTGCGAGCCATGCACAGGAGGTTAATCTCAGTGTAAAGGATGCCCCTATTCAGGAAGTATTCAATCAACTAACCAAACAAACAGGCTACAATTTTATCTGCGATGCCAGCCTGATAAAAAAACTAAAGACTGTTACCATTCATGTAACCAAAACATCGCTAAAAGATTTCCTTAGCATCTGTTTTGCAAATCAGCATGTTGATATTCTTTTTAATGACGACAATACCGTAATTATTAAAGAAAAAGCTGTCAGTAAAATAAGAGGCAGCGAAAGTACAAGCGTAACCATAACCGGTAAGGTTACCGATAACAAAGGACAACCGCTGCCTGGTGTTACGGTTACCGAAAAGGGTGCTAATAATGCGGTTATTACCAGCATATCCGGCGACTATTCCATAAAAGTAGCAGGACCAGAGGCAATCCTGGCATTTTCATTTATGGGGTTTGATTCGCAGGAGGTGAAGGTTGGCGGGCGTACAACCATCAATATTAAGTTAGCCGAAAAAACGAATGACCTAAGCGAAGTAGTTGTAGTGGGCTATGGAAGCCGTAAAAAAGCTGATCTGACCGGTGCCATTGCAAGCATGTCTACCGAGAATTTAAAGGAACGCCCCGTAGTTAACTTTGGCGAAGCGATGGCCGGTCAACTGGCAGGCGTACAGGTTCAGCAAACTAACGGTGCTCCCGGTGGAGAGGGGCTGGCTGTAAGGGTAAGGGGTACTGCTTCTATCACCCAATCCAGCTCACCCTTATATGTAGTGGATGGCTATCCAATGGAGGAGGGAGCTTTCCAGCTCGTCAATCCCTCAGATATTGAAAGTTTGCAGGTGCTGAAAGACGCATCATCCACAGCCATATATGGGTCCAGAGGTGCCAACGGTGTTGTAATCATTACTACCAAGAAGGGTAAAGCCGGTTCGGCTTCTATAAGTGTTAACGCTTATCGGGGGTATCAGGACAGGACAAAAACCATCCCGGTTTTAAACAGAGACCAATATGTGCAATGGTTTGTTGATGGCCGCAACCAGGCCTGGCTTGACCAGCCGGTAATAAGCGGCGACCCTAATACCGGGCCGCATACCATTAACGACCCCAACAGCCGCCGAAATTTATATCCGAGCGCCAGCTCATTGTACGTTATACCCGACGGCACCAATGGCTATAAATACAACTTTTTAGATCCGGCTTCAGTAGCGCAAATGCCCGATAATAACTGGCAGGATTTACTGTTTCGGCTGGCTAAAATGGAGCAGTATGAAGTATCTATAACGGGCGGTACCGAAAAAACGAAGTATGCCTTTTCCGGTAGTTTTATGAACCAGGATGGTATCATCATCAATACCGGCTACAAGCGATTCAACTTCCGGAACAATATTGAGTCGCAGATAACCAACCGTTTAAAAATAGGTTTAAACCTAAATGCATACAGTTCAGGTGGCGATGAGCAGGTGAATGGCAAATACTCACCGCTTCAGTTTGCATTACAGCTGCCTCCGATATTTGATTTGCGCAATCCGGATGGCACTTACGGATCTATGGTGCGTAATCCCGAGGTTTTTGCCGGCGATGTGGCTAACCCTATAGGCGTGGCAGAACAAGTGTACACCCACCGTAAAAAGTACGGCTGGTTAGGAACGTTGTATGGGGAGCTGGACCTGATAGAAGGTTTAAAATACCGCATCAATATCAACGGCAGTATCAAGGATAATAACCTGGAAGATTATGAGCCTTCAAATGTAGATTTGGATGCGTCAAAAGCGCCAAGGCCAGCACGGGCTTATAATGAGCGGTATACCGATTATGATTGGGTGATTGAGCAAACGCTTTCCTATAATAAAACATTCGCTAAAAAGCACGATCTGGTTTTATTGGGTGGTTTTTCCAGTCAAAAAAACAGCAGGGATTATATGTATGCAGAAGCGCGCGGCTTTCCAAACGATAATATCCACACGTTAAATGCCGGTAATATGTACCAGCTGAATAATTATAAAACAGATTATTCCATGATTTCCTATTTCGGCCGGGCCAATTATACCTATAATGACCGTTATCTTTTTACGGCTACAGTTCGTAGTGACGGATCATCGCGCTTTGGCGAAAACAATAGATGGGGGGTATTTCCCTCGGCATCGGCTGCCTGGCGTGTTAGTCAGGAAAGCTTCATGTCGGGTATTACCAATACCGTAAATGATTTAAAATTAAGGGCGAGTTACGGTGTTGCCGGTAACAACCGTATTGGTAATTATTCGGCAATTGGCTTGCTCAATACGGGATTTTATCCAACTGGCGGTGTTTTGCAAAGCACTGTAAACCCATCTACCGTACCTAATGACCAGCTGGGATGGGAAAAAGTGCTTCAAAGCAATTATGGGCTTGATATAGGCTTGTTTAATGATCGTATCAGGCTGGAAGCCGATTATTACCGTAGTAAATCGATTGACCTGTTGCTGCAGGTACCTGTACCTACCATAACCGGTTATCCCAACCAAATTCAAAATATAGGTAAAGTGCTGAACACAGGGTTTGAGTTCTTATTAACCACCCGCAACTTAACCGGACCATTCAAGTGGTCGAGCAATTTCAATATCGCGTTTAACAAAAACCGGGTGTTGGAAGTAGGCCCCGGCGGGCAGCCTATATATGCCAGCGCACCAAATGCTAATAACTCTTTTATAACAGAGCCGGGACAGCCTATAGGCAGTTTTTACGGTTATGTTTACCAGGGCGTATTTACAAGCCAGGCAGAACTGGATAAATACCCTCATTTGGCGGGTGATAAAGTTGGCGATGGCCGTTACCTTGACGTGAACGGTGATGGAAAACTTGACCAGACTGATAAAGCGATCATTGGCAACAACCAGCCTAAATTTACAGGCGGCTTCACTAATAATTTTTCTTACAAAAACTTCTCGCTTGCTACCCAGCTTTCTTTTTCATACGGAGCACATGCATTTAGCTTTTTCAAACGTATGGTAGGTATTTATCATGGCGATAGGAATGCGCTGTTGGAACAGGTAGATCGCTGGCGTTCTGTTGATGAGCCTGGTGATGGCATGCATTTCCGTCCCACCCGTAATCCTACAGGTTGGCAGCGTGATCCGTCATCTAACTGGGTAACGGATGCTTCTTACCTGCGTCTTCGCAGTGTTACACTGGCGTATGATTTTACTAAGAGCACGATAAAGGGCTTGAAAATAAACGGATTACGCGTGTATTTAACCGGCCAGAATTTATTTACCTGGACTAAGTACCCTGGTTTCGATCCGGAAACAAGCAGTGAAGATGAGAAGCTTACCCGCGGAGGTGATTATCTGGGATACCCTGCCGCCCGCAGCCTGATTTTAGGTTTAAATCTTACTTTCTAA
- a CDS encoding TetR/AcrR family transcriptional regulator, whose translation MARKKEFDEDALLDKAAELFWRKGYNGTSAQDLVDGLGINRSSIYNTYTDKRTLFKKALCQYQATQTGAMLAMLAKAEDAESTVNEVFKGLIKGSIEDSLLKGCFMVNTAVELAGQDKEIGDIVNKNNQSVEDALTRLIEKGQQSGQFSTKNSACALARFIFASITSIKVAARTGADEKTLRDIADVALSALIA comes from the coding sequence ATGGCACGTAAAAAAGAGTTTGATGAAGATGCATTGCTTGACAAAGCAGCAGAGTTATTTTGGAGAAAGGGATACAACGGAACCTCTGCGCAGGATTTGGTTGATGGCCTGGGAATAAATCGGTCGAGCATTTATAATACCTATACCGATAAACGCACGCTGTTTAAAAAAGCATTGTGTCAGTACCAGGCAACTCAAACCGGTGCTATGCTTGCCATGCTGGCCAAAGCCGAAGACGCGGAAAGTACAGTAAATGAAGTTTTTAAGGGTCTTATTAAAGGAAGCATAGAGGATAGTTTGTTGAAAGGTTGTTTTATGGTAAACACCGCCGTTGAACTTGCCGGGCAGGATAAGGAGATAGGCGATATTGTAAATAAAAATAACCAAAGTGTTGAAGATGCTTTAACCAGGCTTATCGAAAAAGGACAGCAGAGTGGCCAATTTTCGACCAAAAACTCCGCCTGTGCTTTAGCAAGATTTATTTTTGCCAGTATCACATCTATAAAAGTAGCTGCCCGTACTGGTGCCGATGAGAAAACGCTGCGTGATATTGCAGACGTCGCATTGTCTGCCCTGATTGCTTAA
- a CDS encoding glucose 1-dehydrogenase produces MNNLTNKVAVVTGGNSGIGYAAASELIAQGAKVVITGRNRVAVEKAAKELGATGIVSDQGKIEQIDELAAAVKEQFGKVDILFLNAGIATFSPVETATEEHYDSIMNLNVKGVYFTVQKFIPLLNDGGSVIFNASVNAVLGVADSSVYAASKAAVLSFNKVLARELAPRKIRVNAISPGPVTTPLYDKLGLEQEQVDGFGAALSSRILLNRFGKSEEIANVVRFLASDDSSFITGTEITVDGGLTVNAVMY; encoded by the coding sequence ATGAATAATTTAACAAACAAAGTGGCTGTAGTTACAGGTGGTAATAGCGGCATTGGTTATGCAGCAGCAAGCGAATTAATAGCACAAGGCGCAAAAGTTGTTATTACAGGCCGTAACAGGGTAGCTGTGGAAAAAGCCGCTAAAGAGCTTGGCGCAACAGGCATTGTATCTGACCAGGGTAAGATAGAACAGATAGATGAATTAGCCGCCGCCGTAAAAGAACAATTTGGCAAGGTTGATATTCTGTTCCTGAATGCAGGGATTGCAACCTTTAGTCCGGTTGAAACCGCTACAGAAGAGCATTATGATTCGATAATGAACCTGAATGTAAAAGGGGTTTACTTTACCGTTCAAAAATTTATCCCCTTATTAAATGATGGTGGTTCTGTTATCTTTAACGCTTCTGTAAACGCGGTATTGGGTGTGGCCGATAGCAGTGTTTACGCGGCAAGTAAAGCGGCTGTGTTATCATTTAATAAAGTATTGGCCCGTGAATTGGCTCCACGTAAAATTCGTGTAAATGCAATTTCTCCAGGGCCGGTTACAACTCCATTGTACGATAAATTGGGTTTAGAGCAGGAGCAGGTTGATGGATTTGGTGCAGCTTTAAGTTCAAGAATATTGCTTAACCGTTTCGGAAAATCAGAAGAAATTGCCAATGTGGTAAGGTTCCTGGCTTCTGACGATTCATCATTTATTACCGGTACCGAAATCACTGTTGATGGTGGCTTAACGGTAAATGCGGTTATGTATTAA